A part of Larkinella insperata genomic DNA contains:
- a CDS encoding HD domain-containing protein codes for MASQNKKKILNDPVYGFITLPNDLTFDLVEHPYFQRLRRIKQLGLSELVYPGALHTRFHHALGAMHLMGQAIQTLRSKGHRISEAECDAAQIAILLHDIGHGPFSHVLEYTILEGIPHERLSLLLMQELNQQFNGGLTLAIQMFEGTYHRPFFHQLVSSQLDMDRMDYLNRDCFYTGVAEGTIGADRIIKMLDLVDDHLVVEGKGILSIENFLSSRRLMYWQVYLHKTSLCAEAMLLQIIRRARFLLNQAEANSSGGQTVFTTPALHTFLSRKITMDDFEQHPEYLRAFTLLDDYDIWTCIKFWSQHPDRVLSTLCQMLLDRRLFKIIMSDVPFAGELVREIEQQLLDAGIQQDELSYFLVERVATNSAYLPSIDNINIKMKDGRIIDIADASDLPGIKALTNMVKRYYVCWAKNLTQQTVRLV; via the coding sequence TTGGCCTCTCAGAACAAGAAAAAAATCCTCAATGACCCCGTTTACGGGTTTATTACCCTGCCAAACGATCTGACGTTTGATCTGGTCGAACACCCGTATTTTCAGCGGCTCCGGCGAATTAAGCAACTCGGCCTGTCGGAACTCGTCTATCCCGGCGCCCTGCACACCCGGTTTCATCACGCTCTGGGCGCGATGCACCTGATGGGACAGGCCATCCAGACCCTGCGCAGCAAAGGCCACCGGATTTCGGAAGCGGAGTGCGACGCGGCCCAGATTGCCATTCTCCTGCACGATATTGGCCACGGCCCGTTTTCGCACGTACTGGAATATACGATTCTGGAAGGAATTCCCCACGAACGGCTGTCGCTGCTGCTGATGCAGGAATTAAACCAGCAGTTTAACGGGGGGCTGACGCTGGCCATCCAGATGTTTGAGGGAACTTACCACCGGCCCTTTTTTCACCAACTGGTTTCCAGTCAGCTGGACATGGACCGCATGGACTACCTGAACCGCGACTGTTTTTACACCGGCGTGGCCGAAGGAACCATCGGGGCCGACCGCATCATTAAAATGCTGGACCTGGTGGATGATCACCTGGTGGTGGAGGGAAAGGGGATTCTGAGCATCGAAAATTTTCTGAGCTCGCGCCGGTTGATGTACTGGCAGGTTTACCTCCACAAAACCTCGCTCTGCGCCGAAGCCATGCTGCTGCAGATTATCCGGCGGGCGCGGTTTCTGCTGAACCAGGCCGAGGCTAACTCCTCCGGCGGGCAGACGGTATTTACGACCCCGGCCCTGCACACGTTTCTGTCCCGAAAAATTACAATGGACGATTTTGAACAGCATCCGGAGTACCTTCGGGCCTTCACCCTGCTGGACGATTACGACATCTGGACGTGCATTAAATTCTGGAGTCAGCACCCCGACCGGGTTTTGTCGACGCTCTGCCAGATGCTGCTCGACCGGCGGCTTTTTAAAATTATCATGTCGGATGTTCCGTTTGCCGGAGAACTGGTCCGCGAAATTGAACAGCAGTTGCTGGATGCCGGCATTCAGCAGGATGAACTGTCGTATTTTCTGGTGGAGCGAGTAGCAACCAACTCGGCGTATTTGCCTTCCATTGACAACATAAACATCAAAATGAAAGACGGCCGAATCATCGACATTGCCGATGCGTCCGACCTTCCGGGTATTAAAGCGCTCACCAACATGGTCAAACGATACTACGTCTGCTGGGCGAAAAACCTGACACAACAAACGGTCCGGTTGGTATAG